From the genome of Papaver somniferum cultivar HN1 chromosome 2, ASM357369v1, whole genome shotgun sequence, one region includes:
- the LOC113350335 gene encoding protein BIG GRAIN 1-like A: MDQLKWEKSLRETSYRHERSKNPSFSSSLLDEIYRSIDEGDDNGGGGGGGGFIKQGVEEVIYREKTMKKKQSSGNNREELIENWMEKRIMSTTEKVVLRRNSLSADLQKNYSSSNASRVFNSSSSDSCYGSSGFSSSETDQSSIYSSSRSSSMKPPSIKPIRTSFSSEETKKIASVPPQPKPTKKSRALKIYGDLKKVKQPISPGSKIASFLNSLFTKENSKKPKFSSSLNGDEYQNHNRHEDSRIYKSGYGSNSTCSSVSSYSRSCLSKNNSNSSNRIKRSVRFYPVSVIVDEDCRPCGHKCLYETDEPGLMAKFRKPNSDNKSSSLMNMDEDLKFQIMEKNRRIEEKARDLLKGYQKKKNDYEMKDYLDEEDDDDDDDDAASDASSDLFELSSINGGSIDQRYREELPVYETTHFLTNRAIANGLIR; this comes from the coding sequence ATGGATCAGTTAAAATGGGAGAAATCATTGAGAGAAACTAGTTACAGACatgaaagatcaaaaaacccatcatTCTCATCATCTTTGCTTGATGAAATCTATCGTTCTATTGATGAAGGAGatgataatggtggtggtggaggtggtggtggttttatTAAACAAGGTGTAGAAGAAGTTATTTACAGAGAAAAAACCATGAAAAAGAAACAGAGTAGTGGTAATAACAGAGAAGAGTTAATTGAGAATTGGATGGAGAAAAGAATTATGAGTACTACTGAGAAAGTTGTACTAAGAAGGAATTCATTATCAGCAGATTTACAGAAGAATTATTCATCATCAAATGCGAGTCGGGTTTTCAATTCAAGTTCTTCTGATTCTTGTTATGGTAGTAGTGGTTTTTCATCTTCTGAAACTGATCAATCATCAATATACAGTTCATCTAGATCATCATCGATGAAACCTCCTTCTATTAAACCGATCCGAACGAGTTTTTCTTCCGAAGAGACGAAGAAAATTGCTTCTGTTCCTCCACAGCCAAAACCCACCAAGAAATCAAGAGCTCTGAAGATTTATGGAGATTTAAAGAAGGTAAAACAACCAATTTCTCCTGGTAGTAAAATTGCAAGTTTCTTAAATTCTCTGTTTACTAAAGAAAACTcgaaaaaaccaaagttttcgagTTCTCTCAATGGTGATgaatatcaaaatcataatcgTCATGAAGATTCAAGAATATACAAATCTGGATATGGTTCTAACTCAACATGTTCTTCAGTTTCTTCATATTCAAGATCTTGTTTGAGTAAAAATAATTCGAATTCGAGTAATCGGATTAAAAGATCTGTCCGATTCTATCCTGTTAGTGTCATTGTTGATGAAGATTGTCGACCATGTGGACATAAATGTCTATATGAAACCGATGAACCAGGATTAATGGCGAAATTTCGTAAACCCAACAGTGATAACAAATCTTCTTCATTAATGAATATGGATGAAGATTTGAAGTTTCAGATAATGGAGAAGAAcagaagaattgaagaaaaagCTAGAGATCTTTTGAAAGggtatcagaagaagaagaatgattaTGAAATGAAAGATTATCTCGacgaagaggatgatgatgatgatgatgatgatgcggcTAGTGATGCTAGTTCTGATCTTTTTGAGCTTAGTAGTATAAATGGTGGATCAATTGATCAAAGGTATAGAGAAGAACTTCCTGTTTATGAAACTACTCATTTTCTTACTAATCGTGCCATTGCTAATGGCTTAATCCGGtga